Part of the Quercus lobata isolate SW786 chromosome 6, ValleyOak3.0 Primary Assembly, whole genome shotgun sequence genome, ATGGATCTCCCATGGGCACTGCCCCACTTCTCTACGGAAAGAGTTGGATGATAGCTTTATAAGTGTCTAAGCTACCCTAAGAGTTAGAGTAGTCCTGTTGAGGCGAGCTTAGGAGTTAGTACTTTTGTTTATAAGGCATTCAATTACTCCTCTCCTTCAAATTACTTtgaaaacacacatacacaactACACCATTGTAACGCTTCTAAGCAAAAATATCAGAATGATCTTTgcatatttcttcttttatgaaactcaaattttaaaccattgTTAATTGCAATAAGAAGTGGCACATGACCAGGGATTGAGGATATCCAAAGGCACAGTACAATAGGTTGAAGAAATCCACCAAAATAACTGGAATCTTGCTTCTAGAAACATTACTGAggaaaaatcttattttttttttatttaacatggCAAGAGAATTTCCAGTCCAGACTGCTCATTTTATTGTGCTTGAAGTGGGACATAGAACTAATGACAGAACCAACATAAATTTTTGTTCACAAAAATTTAGTTGAAGCACAAGAGAGAGATGAATAAGAATAATAAGTGATAAATAGGTAGACTATTTACCCTTGCGATTTGGTAGCATCCCAGTGCTTTCAGCTGAAACTGGGAGGATAGTGAAGAGACCAGCTTCATCATTAAGGTTTTCTATCTCTGCATTACTCTTCAAAGAACCAGTCCTTATGGCTTCAGATTCAGCCAATCTAGCATAAGCAGTTGCTTGGCTTTGCAAATTAACCGAACCTGAAGTTTTAAAACTATAATCctgagaaaacaaacataaaaagaaattaagatcATTCAAagtaattaagaaataaaattaacaatatgAAAAAGATCCAAAACCTTCATCACATTATTTGTTGGCTTCTGCTCTTTTTCAAACTTCTCAGACGAACAATTGTCTgcttaagaaaataatgaagatgacaaacaaaaaatgcatataACATGTTAACAGAGGGAAGTAAAACATGCAATCAATAACTTAAACGGTTGGAGGCTGAAAGTACCAGAATTTCTTTCAGGAGCAGGACCCTCAGGATTGTCCATCATTCTTCGTGTCAAAGGGCTAGGATTAATGAGAGAGACACTTCGAATTTCATAACGAATAGCCTCTAGTTGTGCCATTGTTTCTTGAAGTTCTTTGTGAACCTAAAATTTAGTGCAAAGAACGAACTTAAGTTGGAAAATATTTCATACATCTTTTTGCTATAAAATTACCAAACCTACAATTCGTCCTAACCATGAATATATTTTCGCTATCACCTTCAAAAAAGGGGTACTGATTGTTTATCTTTTTGATAACTCTATAAACTTCCTTAGGAGAGGCTCACTATTGtcatctcttttcttcttttctgtaaAATGCATGCTCTTTAAGTTACCAtcttcaacaaaaataaaagtccACCTATTCAACATTAAACTTGTGCAACACACTAAATAAACCACAATTTAACACCATCTCCATAGGACATTCAGACCGGTACAATAACCAAACTAGCTAGAACCTCTAATCGAAAgactaaaattaaatttaaaacacaTCAAACCCCAATCACCATATTTTCAagactaataaataaataaaaggagaaGTGAAAAGAATTTGAGTACCTGGCTAGCTTGAGACTTGTGCATAACATTATCGAATTGGCCACGAGCTAGTTGAACATAGCCGATTGCTCGACCCGCTAACCTCCCTGCAGTTCTTGCAATAACAGGGAGATCCTTTGTGCCTATAATCAAAAAcccatttcaattttttgcttCCAAACAACATTTCCATAAAGCTAAGGACCCCCATAACTCAGAAATATAGAAATTTCAAGTAAACCCATTAGAATCCAAAatgcaaaagagagagagagagagtaccgaCGAGAGCAGCAGTGGCACCGACCAAAAGGAAGAGCTCTCCGTAGGAAATACCAAACATTATTGTTGAGAGATTAGAGAAATAGACAATATATAGTCTCCGAGTGAAGGAATTGGTAAATGtattgaaattattaaaatgatGGGATTTGCAATCTCGTGTGAAACCAACACCATACCACCACACAACTGAACCCGAACCTCGTCAGCCCagcactcactcactcactcactcctGTAATGAACCCCCAACAATTTGCACCACTCACTCACTCGTGTGAATAAATTTCGAACTCAGCAGTCAGCAATTTGACCTCTCACTGAACCCCAGTAATGAACATGAACCACTGAGCtaccaaaaccaaatcaaggAAAAAGAGAGGCTGTGTGTTGTCGGGGAAACTAGGTGTCGAGTTTAATGGATTGGGCTTTGTAGACGTAGACCCAGAACTAGGTAGCAGGACTTTTAATACCAAATGGGCCCAATGAGTGTTGCACTTTTACCATATTATTTACCTCGTGGTTGGGACTTAGGTGAATGAGTGAATCTTTGCATAGAATTTGACAAATGAAAGGATTTAAacttttattaagttttttaattagttcaactggtaaaatttttaatggttaaataagaaattagagatttaatttttatttacaccaaaaattgattggtctCTTGGTCTAATAATATAGAGTCATCATTAAAAGtagacgtcataagttgaaactctctaaaaaaaaaattttctcaaaaagaaaaaacctctcattatgttttcacaaataaataataataacaataataataataataataaaatcttttattatgtgaaatcatattatatcatatcatatatactatataataaacgTTTGGTTTAGAACCCGTGGTTGCGTTAAGTGACAATATCAAATTGcagaaaattcattaaatttctttttttttttttaattaaatttagttgtttGGTGCCATACAACCACTAAACTTAAGGGAGACCTAAATTATCACCTAATTAGGAAATTTTTAGATAATTCTAACAAACCGTATAATAACtccatttaacaaaaaaattaaaatttgactTTAGAAACTGCAGTTACGCCAAGTGGCAACACCAAATGGCAGAAAATTcgttaaatttctttttttttttaattaaatttagttgtttGGTATCATACACACTATACTTAAGGGAGATATAAATTATCACCTAATCAGGAAATTTTTAGATAATCTTGAAAAACCATATAATtactccattaaaaaaaaaaaaaaaaaaaaaaactatcatattTCCTTACAGCCATCGATCacgttttctttcttcttcttctttttttttttttcattttttatgttaacattgattagaaattataatttcaataggatttaaactctataattatatcaaatgagactctacaaatatatataccatttttaatttcaattggatttaaattttatatcaaatggaCTCCACCAACATAttcatccttaaaaaaaaaattatatcctaTATTTCCTTACTGTCTCATaggatttatattttatatcaaatgagACTCTACCAACTTATAcatcctttaaaaataaaaaataaaaatctatcttATATTTCCTTCCTCCTCattcatgttctttttttttccccaatattTTACATTATGTTCATATCaactccttcttctttttctttttcttttttcattctattcatatgacattttttttattctacttTTTATGGGATAAGAACAAACACATTGATTATAGATCTtaatttcaataggatttaaataaattctatatcaaatggaactctaccaatata contains:
- the LOC115950812 gene encoding uncharacterized protein LOC115950812 isoform X2, producing MFGISYGELFLLVGATAALVGTKDLPVIARTAGRLAGRAIGYVQLARGQFDNVMHKSQASQVHKELQETMAQLEAIRYEIRSVSLINPSPLTRRMMDNPEGPAPERNSDNCSSEKFEKEQKPTNNVMKDYSFKTSGSVNLQSQATAYARLAESEAIRTGSLKSNAEIENLNDEAGLFTILPVSAESTGMLPNRKESVKGSDIVLEAIVEAEVAHNAKDFFSQPQNQIQ
- the LOC115950812 gene encoding uncharacterized protein LOC115950812 isoform X4; the encoded protein is MFGISYGELFLLVGATAALVGTKDLPVIARTAGRLAGRAIGYVQLARGQFDNVMHKSQASQVHKELQETMAQLEAIRYEIRSVSLINPSPLTRRMMDNPEGPAPERNSDNCSSEKFEKEQKPTNNDYSFKTSGSVNLQSQATAYARLAESEAIRTGSLKSNAEIENLNDEAGLFTILPVSAESTGMLPNRKESVKGSDIVLEAIVEAEVAHNAKDFFSQPQNQIQ
- the LOC115950812 gene encoding uncharacterized protein LOC115950812 isoform X1, encoding MFGISYGELFLLVGATAALVGTKDLPVIARTAGRLAGRAIGYVQLARGQFDNVMHKSQASQVHKELQETMAQLEAIRYEIRSVSLINPSPLTRRMMDNPEGPAPERNSADNCSSEKFEKEQKPTNNVMKDYSFKTSGSVNLQSQATAYARLAESEAIRTGSLKSNAEIENLNDEAGLFTILPVSAESTGMLPNRKESVKGSDIVLEAIVEAEVAHNAKDFFSQPQNQIQ
- the LOC115950812 gene encoding uncharacterized protein LOC115950812 isoform X3, which gives rise to MFGISYGELFLLVGATAALVGTKDLPVIARTAGRLAGRAIGYVQLARGQFDNVMHKSQASQVHKELQETMAQLEAIRYEIRSVSLINPSPLTRRMMDNPEGPAPERNSADNCSSEKFEKEQKPTNNDYSFKTSGSVNLQSQATAYARLAESEAIRTGSLKSNAEIENLNDEAGLFTILPVSAESTGMLPNRKESVKGSDIVLEAIVEAEVAHNAKDFFSQPQNQIQ